Part of the Pseudomonadota bacterium genome, TCACTAGTCACTGCTTTTAACCCCCCTGAACGTCAATCTGTGTATCGCCGTGGGGCCGTGTTTTGCAAGCTCGGACATGTGCAGCTGTGTGCCGTATCCCTTGTGCACCGAGAACTTGAATCTGGGATACTTCCGCTCCATGTCGCACATCATCCGGTCGCGCGTGACCTTCGCTATTATCGATGCGGCGGCGATCACCCGCGACAGGGCATCCCCCTTCTTTATGGGAGTCTGCGCTATCGTGTGCTCGATCCGATGCGGCCCGTCGATGAGCAGGTGCTCCGGCCGGACCGACAGGCCGTCCACCGCGATGCGCATGGCGCGGAGCGCCGCCCTGAGGATATTGATCCGGTCTATCTCGTCGTTCTTCACGATGCCGACGGCGGTCGAGGTCGCGGCCTTCGCGATCAGGTCGAAGAGACGTTCGCGCTCTTTCCCGGTGAGTTTTTTTGAATCGTCGAGGCCCTCGATGTCGAACGCCCGGGGGAGTATCACCGCCGCCGCGACCACCGGGCCCGCGAGCGAGCCGCGGCCCGCCTCGTCCACGCCGGCCAAATGAACGACGCCGCTCTCGTAGAGCGGCGTCTCGAATCTCAGCGTGTCTATGGGCTGCGGATCAATCAGCAGCTGCTGCCTCATCCGCCGCGGAGAGCTCGCCACCTTC contains:
- a CDS encoding ribonuclease HII, giving the protein MKPASRRRWKVASSPRRMRQQLLIDPQPIDTLRFETPLYESGVVHLAGVDEAGRGSLAGPVVAAAVILPRAFDIEGLDDSKKLTGKERERLFDLIAKAATSTAVGIVKNDEIDRINILRAALRAMRIAVDGLSVRPEHLLIDGPHRIEHTIAQTPIKKGDALSRVIAAASIIAKVTRDRMMCDMERKYPRFKFSVHKGYGTQLHMSELAKHGPTAIHRLTFRGVKSSD